TAGAATTTTATCATCAGTAATTTAAACGATAGAATGAAAATTGAATTCAGGTATAAAGTAAAAAGGCAATGTCTATCATGTTTAGATAGCAATTACCTTTACGTGTTAATTAAAGATATTTAGGTCTTTTAACAATTATTAAAGTTACTGTATGAAACTAAATATAAGATAATGTTGGGTTTTGTCTTCCTAATAAATCATGTAAAGATTTGTACTTTTTAAACAAACGTTCATATGCTGTTACTTTTTCTGGATCAGGTTGTTTGCGATATAGCACTGCTTGCTTCATATTTTGAACTGTAGTTTCTAAGTCAGGGTAAGCTCCCCCAATATTCGCTCCAAGCATTGCAGCACCTAATGCAGTGGCATTACTTGAATCTAATACGACAACTTCTTTATTTAAAACATTGGCGTAAATGTCTACAAGAAGGTTGCTTTTTTTAGGAATCCCTCCTGAAGCAAACACTGTATGCACGGGAATATCATTATTCTCAAATTGTTGCATGATTAATTTTGTGCCAAATGCAGTAGCTTCTATATGTGCACGGTGAATCATTGCAAATGGCGTTTGTAACGTCAAACCGAAAATGCTCCCTGTTAGCTGACTGTCACTTAAAATACTGCGATTACCATTGTGCCAATCTAAAACGGTAACATGTTGGTCTTCAATATCTATATCACTAGCTAAATTTTCAAGATGTTCTAATACTGAAATATTTTGGCGTTCTGCTTCATCAACAATAGACTTTGGCGCATGTTGAGCAGAATAGTTAAATAAATCACCCACAGCTGCTTGGCCGGCTTCGTAAGCATATAAACCAGGTATAATAGCATCTTTGACTGAACCTGTTATTGCAGGTATAGGTGCTTGTTTAGCATCTAACATTAAATGACAAGTACTCGTTCCAATTACTGGTGTGAATTCACCTTGGTGGATTGATCCTACACCTAAGACACCAGAATGTGCATCTATAATGTAAGGAGAAATCTGTACGTTAGAGTTTAAGTTCCATAGATCTTGATAATACTTACTAAGTGAACCAGCACTTTCTCCAATTTTAATTACTGGAGCTTCACATTTTTCTTTCACGATTTGAGGTAATTCATTATCAACTGCTTTGAAGAAATCATAATTAAAGCCATCTTGTTCATTATAAAATCCTTTAAAGCCAATACCACAATTAGAACGCAAATTATTATTTGTTAATAAACAAACCAGATAGTCCCCAGCCTCCATTATATATGAAGTTGCGTCTAAAATTTCAGGTGCTTGTTGTTTAACTTCTAATATTTTTGGAATCATCCATTCACAGTTTACGCTATGAC
The genomic region above belongs to Staphylococcus durrellii and contains:
- a CDS encoding ribulokinase, with the protein product MSYSIGIDYGTASGRVFLVDTSDGTIVSSYIKEYPHGTISSSLNGKKLPQNYFLQHAEDYTQILEQGVTHVLNDSNVDLDEVIGIGIDFTSCTIVFLDDNFQPLHTKPEFENNPHSYVKLWKHHGAQEQADMMNEVSAQYNKQWLNNYGHSVNCEWMIPKILEVKQQAPEILDATSYIMEAGDYLVCLLTNNNLRSNCGIGFKGFYNEQDGFNYDFFKAVDNELPQIVKEKCEAPVIKIGESAGSLSKYYQDLWNLNSNVQISPYIIDAHSGVLGVGSIHQGEFTPVIGTSTCHLMLDAKQAPIPAITGSVKDAIIPGLYAYEAGQAAVGDLFNYSAQHAPKSIVDEAERQNISVLEHLENLASDIDIEDQHVTVLDWHNGNRSILSDSQLTGSIFGLTLQTPFAMIHRAHIEATAFGTKLIMQQFENNDIPVHTVFASGGIPKKSNLLVDIYANVLNKEVVVLDSSNATALGAAMLGANIGGAYPDLETTVQNMKQAVLYRKQPDPEKVTAYERLFKKYKSLHDLLGRQNPTLSYI